The genomic region CGGAAGCGGGGTTCACACAACGTCTTGGGACGCGTTGCCGGTATGTGCTGGCCACAGCAGCAATATTTCCTGACATCGATATTCTTTACCGGTTCGACGGCCTGCCCGCTTACATCGCAAACCACCGCGGCATCACGCATTCTTTTCTGGGTGTTCTCGCCAGCGGTTTGTTATTCGGCGCGATTTTCGGACGATTCGACGAAGAGAGAAGATATTTGCCATGGATCGCGGCCTCATGGGTGGCGCTTTTTAGCCACCAGATCCTGGACTTGATCACATCTTATGGAACTGTTGTGTTATATCCATTTTCCCAAACGAGGTTCTATTTTGACTGGGTGTTTATTCTGGATTGGATTCTCACAGGAACGCTTCTGGTGAGCTTGATTCTTGCGCGATTGAAACCATCACGCGCAACGCGGCGCGCAAGAATGGGGTTATGGATTGCCTCGGGGTACATCGTCTTCTGCGCGCTCAATCACACAGTCGCGTTACATCAGCTGGAGATGGCGGCCAAACAAAATCGCATTCCTTTTCAAAGGGCCGCAGCCATTCCGCAGCCATTCGTGCCCTTACGATGGTCCGGAATTCTCGATGCAGGCTTGCACTACTATCAGGTTCCCTTTTTCAGTTTCCTTAAACCAGAACCCCCCTTCCAGGTTTTCACCAAAACAACGGGATCCTATTTTGAGCAGATCGCGCGTTCCTCGGAGATGGGTTCGCTCTATTTCTGGTTCGCTCGTTATCCCGTTGTGCAGGAAAAAGTGCAGGGTCGCATTCACGTCATAGAATTCTCCGACCTGCGTTTTTATATCCGGTTGCACCG from bacterium harbors:
- a CDS encoding metal-dependent hydrolase encodes the protein MDPVTHGLAGALIAEAGFTQRLGTRCRYVLATAAIFPDIDILYRFDGLPAYIANHRGITHSFLGVLASGLLFGAIFGRFDEERRYLPWIAASWVALFSHQILDLITSYGTVVLYPFSQTRFYFDWVFILDWILTGTLLVSLILARLKPSRATRRARMGLWIASGYIVFCALNHTVALHQLEMAAKQNRIPFQRAAAIPQPFVPLRWSGILDAGLHYYQVPFFSFLKPEPPFQVFTKTTGSYFEQIARSSEMGSLYFWFARYPVVQEKVQGRIHVIEFSDLRFYIRLHRFPVRKPFVLHFRIDEAGNILESRFTRM